From Tachypleus tridentatus isolate NWPU-2018 chromosome 8, ASM421037v1, whole genome shotgun sequence, a single genomic window includes:
- the LOC143223931 gene encoding alkyldihydroxyacetonephosphate synthase, peroxisomal-like, with translation MTRYPLGNKKLPLFQLCAETVLGASKEYFCKSCAEIKNEVLPTPLTNKDFLEDLKTVNISYTDDPQDRLFRSHGQTMREIFMLREGLFSRIPDLVMWPSKFSKQVIFSS, from the exons ATGACCAG GTACCCACTGGGAAACAAAAAGTTACCATTATTCCAGCTGTGTGCGGAAACTGTTCTTGGAGCGTCCAAAGAATATTTCTGCAAATCCTGC gcagaaattaaaaatgaagttcTGCCAACTCCATTAACAAATAAGGATTTCCTTGAAGACCTCAAGACTGTTAATATTTCCTATACCGATGACCCACAGGACAGGCTATTTAGGTCACATG GTCAGACAATGCGTGAAATCTTTATGTTAAGAGAAGGATTGTTCAGCAGAATTCCAGATCTTGTTATGTGGCCAAGTAAGTTTagtaaacaagttattttttctaGTTAG